One genomic region from Artemia franciscana chromosome 17, ASM3288406v1, whole genome shotgun sequence encodes:
- the LOC136037504 gene encoding craniofacial development protein 2-like codes for MSQLSKTEQVLREMKQYNIDILALSEIRWKGVGQETLDHGYVLLYSGEDNHHQAGVGLMMSPAAYRTMLKWTPINERILFARFATTHTKLSVIVCYAPTNEADDDVKDSFYETLQAVTKDIPKHDVLCVVGDLNAKVGADRKYCPEVLGPHGLGQINENGALLVDFALSNDLVVGGTLFEHKNVHKYTWTSPDGSTRNQIDHFLIARRWRTSLLDVRGYRGADAQSDHMLMIAHLQIKLRAQKKTQQDLKKLYDTDKLQDQKIRRDFCISVWNKFDALPVEANDSESVEEKWEKIKSAYTTIAAEKLGFRKKPKERWISDITWKLIDERKALKQAMLIDTTRCSELATKQLYKEKDKEVKKSARKDKRQFLEKKAALAEEAARKGYSKTVYRLTNEMVGKQSSRITLVKDENG; via the coding sequence ATGAGTCAGTTATCAAAAACTGAGCAAGTTCTCAGAGAGATGAAGCAATATAATATTGACATACTAGCCCTAAGTGAAATACGTTGGAAAGGTGTAGGCCAAGAAACACTAGATCATGGATATGTACTGTTATATAGCGGAGAGGACAACCATCATCAGGCAGGTGTAGGACTTATGATGTCCCCTGCAGCATACCGAACAATGCTGAAATGGACTCCAATAAACGAAAGGATCTTGTTTGCACGTTTTGCTACAACACACACTAAGCTTTCTGTCATTGTATGCTACGCTCCTACCAATGAGGCGGATGATGATGTCAAAGATAGCTTCTATGAAACCTTGCAAGCTGTCACCAAAGACATCCCCAAACATGATGTTCTATGTGTTGTTGGTGATCTGAATGCCAAAGTAGGAGCCGATCGCAAGTACTGTCCGGAAGTCCTAGGACCGCATGGACTTGGCCAGATTAACGAAAATGGTGCATTACTAGTAGACTTCGCGCTAAGTAATGACCTTGTCGTTGGTGGGACACTCTTTGAGCATAAAAATGTGCACAAGTACACATGGACATCTCCAGACGGTTCAACGCGAAACCAGATCGACCATTTCCTGATCGCCAGAAGGTGGCGTACAAGCCTGTTAGACGTGCGTGGGTATAGAGGAGCAGACGCCCAGTCGGATCACATGCTCATGATCGCCCACTTACAGATCAAACTACGTGCCCAAAAAAAGACACAGCAAGATCTGAAGAAACTGTACGACACGGACAAGTTACAGGATCAAAAAATCCGCAGAGATTTCTGTATCTCTGTATGGAACAAATTTGATGCCTTGCCTGTTGAGGCAAATGACTCAGAAAGTGTCGAAGAGAAatgggagaaaataaaaagtgcataCACGACGATTGCCGCAGAAAAGCTAGGTTTCCgaaagaaaccaaaggaaaggtgGATCTCTGACATAACATGGAAACTGATTGACGAACGAAAGGCACTTAAGCAAGCCATGCTCATAGATACTACAAGGTGTTCAGAGCTGGCAACAAAAcaattatacaaagaaaaagataaagaggtaaaaaagagtgcaagaaAGGACAAGAGACAGTTCCTTGAAAAGAAAGCAGCTTTAGCTGAAGAAGCTGCTAGGAAGGGTTATTCCAAGACTGTCTACCGATTGACAAATGAGATGGTAGGAAAACAAAGCAGCCGAATCACCCTTGTCAAGGACGAAAATGGATGA